In Leishmania mexicana MHOM/GT/2001/U1103 complete genome, chromosome 20, one genomic interval encodes:
- a CDS encoding putative glutathione peroxidase: protein MASIFTYSAVQNGKTVVLQKYSGYTTLIVNVASRCSLASANIEMLNKVQQAYDSRRFTVLAFPCAQFANQEPLNNTEIAQWCEDLGLLFPVFDRVNVKGSSADPLFQMLRAQQGAPLWNYTKYLCDRSGVPRRKLEPSCSMDALRQSIECVL from the coding sequence ATGGCATCCATCTTCACGTATAGCGCTGTGCAAAATGGCAAGACTGTTGTTTTGCAAAAGTACTCTGGCTATACGACGCTCATCGTGAACGTGGCATCGCGATGCAGCCTTGCATCCGCCAACATCGAGATGCTGAACAAGGTGCAACAGGCGTATGACTCCCGCAGGTTCACCGTTCTCGCGTTTCCGTGCGCGCAGTTTGCGAATCAAGAGCCGCTCAACAATACAGAAATCGCGCAGTGGTGCGAGGACCTTGGGCTGCTCTTTCCTGTCTTTGATCGGGTCAATGTGAAGGGTTCCTCAGCCGACCCGCTGTTCCAGATGCTACGGGCACAGCAGGGAGCTCCCCTGTGGAACTATACCAAGTACCTGTGTGACCGCAGTGGTGTGCCGCGCCGTAAGCTGGAGCCTAGCTGCTCCATGGACGCACTGCGGCAGTCCATCGAGTGTGTTTTGTAG
- a CDS encoding putative exosome complex exonuclease rrp41 has translation MSRQKEYVSPAGLRLDGRRPREARRMDIAFGTLSACDGSCDITLGQSKVCASVFGPRESLHKQEAKHDKALVTCEVAVAAFAGENRRNPQRRSRLSEDIGAAVVQVARSVILLSQYPNSQIHIYIEVLQQDGNEKIACINAACLALIDANVAMRDAVCCIDAGILDEHMLIDLTNDELRSQCPVIAAAFTGHDTRNIIWLETTSRLPPDSATRLLKCAEEGATKLFETTMRKALEEHARKILALQS, from the coding sequence ATGTCTCGCCAAAAGGAGTACGTCAGTCCAGCGGGTCTTCGCCTGGACGGCCGTCGCCCGCGGGAGGCACGGCGCATGGACATTGCATTCGGCACGCTTTCCGCTTGTGACGGCAGTTGCGACATCACACTTGGGCAGTCAAAAGTGTGCGCATCCGTCTTTGGGCCGCGAGAGTCGCTCCACAAGCAGGAGGCAAAGCACGATAAGGCGCTTGTCACGTGCGAAGTGGCGGTCGCCGCGTTTGCTGGGGAAAACCGTCGCAATCCGCAGAGGCGTAGCAGGCTCTCAGAGGacatcggcgccgctgtggtgcaAGTGGCCCGCTCCGTCATCCTCCTTTCCCAGTATCCCAACTCGCAGATTCACATTTACATCGAGGTCCTTCAGCAGGACGGGAACGAGAAAATCGCGTGCATCAACGCGGCGTGCCTCGCCCTGATCGACGCAAACGTTGCTATGCGGGACGCGGTGTGCTGCATTGATGCAGGGATTCTGGATGAGCACATGCTGATAGACTTGACAAACGACGAGTTGCGCTCTCAGTGCCCAGTGATTGCGGCGGCATTCACGGGACACGACACGCGGAACATCATTTGGCTGGAGACGACGTCGCGGCTACCTCCAGACtcggcgacgcggctgctcaagtgcgcggaggagggtgcCACGAAGCTCTTTGAGACAACAATGCGAAAGGCGCTGGAGGAACATGCAAGGAAGATCTTGGCGCTACAAAGCTAG
- a CDS encoding clathrin coat assembly protein-like protein — MLSVLMFLNSRGDVVLSRTFRAGNSVRSLAETFCSEIISTKQVDRCPVNIVKHMCFIHLKLTELYVVMVSDSNVNCLMCLQYGARLLQHIQNDYEGLDEKRIKENFIALQGIIDESMDFGYPILTDAESIREFVTKDGVDAAVLKNTHESERIADRMTGETPWRVEGLAFRVNEVFVDVFEDVNLLLSQTGETLQSSVLGRVVMNNFLSGMPECQLHWNAKVMSHGITEAAGSNGVGGIGEVVPLSSISFHNCVRLKASGEERRVTFVPPDGKFTLMTYRSSVNVQPPMKVLSAKAREISKTRTEVEFTLRSDTPAGRVAKDVQVSVACPDNTATAEVRVGRGKANYDPVSHAIVWKLPEVKSEEEIAFFAEIRQIAPTENTELLWTKPPIRIAFQCVSLSLTGLRINELVVKEPTLMYAANKWIRYTVMAGDYQCRI, encoded by the coding sequence ATGTTATCAGTTTTGATGTTCTTGAACTCCCGCGGAGAcgtggtgctctcgcggACGTTTCGGGCGGGAAACTCTGTGCGGTCGCTAGCCGAAACCTTCTGCAGTGAGATCATCTCTACAAAGCAGGTTGACCGTTGTCCTGTCAACATTGTGAAACACATGTGCTTCATTCACCTTAAGCTGACGGAGCTGTACGTCGTGATGGTGTCCGACTCGAATGTCAACTGCCTCATGTGTCTCCAGTACGGTGCACGGCTGTTGCAGCATATCCAGAATGACTACGAGGGCTTGGACGAAAAGCGGATCAAGGAGAACTTTATTGCTCTGCAGGGCATCATCGATGAGTCGATGGACTTCGGATACCCCATCCTGACGGACGCAGAATCAATAAGGGAATTTGTCACGAAAGACGGCGTGGATGCTGCCGTTCTGAAGAACACTCACGAGTCGGAGCGCATCGCCGATAGGATGACCGGCGAGACGCCGTGGCGAGTGGAGGGTCTTGCGTTCCGTGTGAACGAGGTGTTCGTTGACGTGTTTGAAGATGTGAATCTGCTGCTCTCCCAAACAGGAGAGACGCTGCAGAGCAGCGTGTTGGGGCGTGTGGTCATGAACAACTTCCTCTCCGGGATGCCGGAGTGCCAGCTGCACTGGAACGCGAAAGTGATGAGTCACGGTATCACCGAGGCGGCCGGGAGCAATGGTGTCGGTGGTATAGGAGAGGTGGTTCCCTTATCAAGCATCTCCTTTCACAACTGCGTCCGCCTCAAAGCTTCTGGTGAAGAACGACGGGTCACCTTTGTGCCGCCGGATGGTAAGTTCACTCTCATGACGTACCGCTCCAGTGTGAACGTGCAGCCACCGATGAAGGTGCTGTCGGCCAAGGCACGAGAGATCTCGAAGACACGCACGGAGGTCGAGTTCACACTACGCTCAGACACCCCAGCTGGTCGGGTCGCCAAAGACGTCCAGGTGAGCGTCGCCTGTCCGGACAATACAGCTACTGCTGAGGTGAGGGTGGGGCGTGGCAAGGCCAATTATGACCCCGTAAGCCACGCCATCGTGTGGAAGCTGCCGGAGGTGAAGAGTGAGGAGGAAATCGCTTTCTTCGCGGAGATCCGACAGATTGCGCCGACGGAGAacacggagctgctgtggACGAAGCCGCCTATCCGCATCGCGTTCCAGTGTGTGTCCCTGTCGCTTACAGGCTTGCGCATCAATGAGCTGGTCGTCAAGGAGCCAACGTTGATGTACGCGGCAAACAAATGGATTCGCTACACCGTCATGGCGGGTGATTATCAGTGCCGCATATAG
- a CDS encoding putative pre-mRNA branch site protein p14, with the protein MPDERILLVTGIPSKQCTSEYLYSLFGAYGGIQQIRIGSSSITKGCAIVVYEQCEAANNAVGALNEYALSKDRVLRVSVYEEERDKKALERRKRKREMQAEYKKHIADVAQAADEPTE; encoded by the coding sequence ATGCCAGATGAGCGCATCCTGCTCGTGACCGGTATTCCCTCAAAGCAATGCACCAGTGAGTACCTGTACTCCCTCTTTGGCGCCTACGGGGGTATTCAGCAAATCCGTATCGGGTCATCCTCCATCACGAAAGGCTGCGCCATTGTTGTGTACGAGCAATGTGAGGCCGCAAATAATGCAGTGGGCGCGCTCAACGAGTACGCTCTGAGCAAGGACCGCGTGCTTCGAGTGTCTGTGtacgaagaagagagagataaAAAAGCGCTCGAGCGGCGGAAGCGGAAGCGCGAGATGCAGGCGGAGTACAAGAAGCACATTGCCGACGTCGCACAGGCCGCTGATGAGCCGACCGAGTGA
- a CDS encoding cullin-like protein codes for MSSLVSSRKRMAEYSTFSDKWSIIEEAIRCIFKKEVSKNSFQRIHHSVFQLCQAHYGSLVLEQLEEQFFAQVSITVNRIDGSSTYVADFLREWQDYNDSVSQISNILLYFNKNYMYACHHSSIEHLGERIFCSSTLGNPEVSECLIASIKQLIHVPAAESTIRDIGQELYTAEGSKYFARCMETPFVDAMVDKYVVQREQQKQALTTSGYLQWVQSVVCSESHKYADTFFYILLDKLTSALYSSLILSDPSSVNEMLTGPTGLVHMLEKWDVSSISTFVQVFCAMKREKDVTDVIAHVLKEKCEDIINDRDASVFPFPGVQKMLQLIERAKALDGLFPSEEGHSQSPFLRVIRSVLGNDTRFMEALSVYYDNGIRQGKDDIVNTVGNNVLTILQLMPDLEAFEVAFRSHLAVRLIYAKPHAVDMECLFIDRLFNIYGSSVVNRFQKMVEDIRSATAAQEKLIADMKTKKISPPLEFDVLVLTSGLWPQYTNIPLSIPQSMESCKRVFQEYYRRRHNGRKLVFQMSLGSIAFQLCHGGRTYHVSAHTHFVNSIMALNSDENLSVAVVARQGALSCDEVLTQFNTLCHVGLAERNGTEFRFNRNFYSSKPKVKVSAGVQKSAHDGGSVSTATRKGMDGARTMSLDATIVKLLKEHNGMDHQTLCGAMESELRDVCSPTRADIKLRIDALIEKGLITRGESAHCYFYCS; via the coding sequence ATGTCTAGTTTGGTGTCGAGCCGGAAGCGCATGGCAGAGTATTCTACCTTTTCTGACAAGTGGAGCATTATTGAGGAAGCAATACGCTGCATTTTCAAAAAAGAGGTGTCGAAGAACTCGTTCCAGAGAATACACCACTCTGTTTTTCAGTTGTGCCAAGCACATTACGGGAGCCTCGTATTGGAGCAGCTGGAAGAACAGTTTTTTGCCCAAGTTTCCATCACCGTCAATCGAATTGATGGCTCTTCAACGTATGTTGCCGATTTTTTGCGTGAGTGGCAGGACTACAATGACTCTGTGAGCCAAATCAGCAACATTCTCTTGTACTTCAACAAGAACTATATGTACGCCTGTCATCACTCATCCATCGAACATCTTGGCGAGCGTATTTTTTGCTCCTCTACGTTAGGCAATCCTGAGGTCTCTGAGTGTCTCATTGCCTCCATCAAGCAGCTGATTCACGTACCTGCCGCAGAGTCCACGATTCGGGACATTGGCCAGGAATTATACACCGCAGAAGGAAGTAAGTACTTTGCACGTTGCATGGAAACCCCCTTCGTAGATGCAATGGTCGATAAGTATGTTGTGCAAagggagcagcagaagcaggcTCTCACCACTAGCGGTTATTTACAGTGGGTACAGAGCGTTGTGTGCAGCGAGAGCCACAAGTACGCCGATACGTTCTTCTACATTCTACTGGACAAGCTGACAAGCGCACTGTACTCCTCACTCATTCTCAGCGACCCATCATCTGTAAATGAAATGCTGACGGGGCCGACCGGTTTGGTACACATGCTGGAGAAGTGGGATGTGTCCAGCATTTCCACTTTTGTGCAGGTTTTCTGTGCGATGAAGCGGGAGAAGGACGTCACTGACGTTATTGCGCATGTACTGAAAGAGAAATGCGAGGACATCATAAACGATCGAGACGCTAGCGTCTTTCCTTTCCCAGGGGTACAAAAGATGTTGCAACTCATTGAGAGGGCAAAGGCGCTTGACGGTCTCTTTCCATCCGAGGAAGGGCATAGTCAGTCACCATTTTTACGCGTTATTCGCAGTGTCTTGGGCAATGACACGCGCTTTATGGAAGCCCTCTCAGTTTACTACGACAACGGTATTCGGCAAGGCAAGGATGATATTGTGAACACAGTAGGAAACAATGTGCTTACTATTTTGCAGCTGATGCCTGACCTTGAGGCCTTTGAAGTGGCGTTTCGAAGTCATCTGGCGGTTCGCTTGATTTACGCGAAGCCGCACGCGGTGGATATGGAGTGTCTTTTTATTGACCGCCTTTTCAACATCTACGGATCAAGTGTGGTGAATCGATTTCAAAAAATGGTAGAGGATATCCGCAGTGCCACGGCTGCGCAGGAAAAACTGATAGCAGACatgaaaacgaaaaagatATCCCCTCCCTTAGAGTTCGACGTCCTTGTGTTGACAAGCGGTCTGTGGCCGCAGTACACCAACATTCCTCTTAGCATCCCGCAAAGCATGGAATCGTGCAAGCGCGTTTTTCAGGAGTactaccgccgccgccacaatGGTCGGAAGCTCGTGTTTCAGATGAGCTTGGGCTCGATTGCTTTTCAGCTTTGCCATGGTGGCAGAACGTACCACGTGTCGGCGCATACTCATTTTGTGAACAGTATCATGGCACTGAACTCAGATGAGAACTTGAGCGTTGCAGTCGTCGCTCGACAAGGCGCGCTCAGCTGTGATGAGGTACTTACTCAGTTCAACACTCTTTGCCACGTTGGTCTTGCCGAGCGCAACGGAACGGAGTTTAGGTTTAATCGAAACTTTTACTCCTCGAAGCCGAAGGTAAAAGTGAGTGCCGGGGTGCAGAAGTCGGctcacgacggcggcagcgtctccACCGCCACTCGCAAAGGCATGGATGGCGCACGAACGATGAGCCTGGATGCCACAATCGTGAAGCTCCTGAAGGAGCATAACGGTATGGATCATCAAACGTTATGCGGCGCCATGGAAAGTGAGCTGCGGGATGTGTGCTCCCCCACACGAGCGGATATCAAGCTGCGCATAGACGCTTTGATAGAGAAAGGGTTGATAACACGAGGTGAATCGGCGCACTGCTACTTCTACTGTTCGTGA
- a CDS encoding fibrillarin, with protein sequence MLHPGVFISKAKTDSLCTLNMVPGISVYGEKRIELGATQGGDDKKEYRLWNPYRSKLASAIYAGVSSIHMGPGSKVLYLGGATGTTVSHVSDLVGPEGMVYAVEFSHRVGRDLVEMSKRRPNIVPIIEDARYPMKYRMLVPMVECIFMDVAQPDQARILALNAQAFLQNGGHYVISIKANCIDSTLEAPVVIASELNKLKKDKLKPLEQVSLEPFERDHAVVVGVYRPVKKSKQ encoded by the coding sequence ATGCTGCATCCTGGCGTGTTCATTTCCAAGGCCAAGACCGACTCTCTTTGCACGCTGAACATGGTGCCCGGTATTTCCGTTTACGGCGAGAAGCGTATCGAACTGGGTGCAACGCAGGGAGGTGATGACAAGAAGGAGTATCGTCTGTGGAACCCCTACCGCTCCAAGCTGGCCTCCGCCATCTATGCTGGTGTGAGTAGCATTCACATGGGTCCCGGCTCGAAGGTGCTGTACCTTGGCGGTGCAACGGGTACCACCGTCAGCCACGTGAGCGACCTTGTGGGCCCGGAGGGCATGGTGTATGCTGTGGAGTTCTCGCACCGTGTAGGTCGTGATTTAGTCGAGATGTCGAAGCGCCGCCCGAATATTGTGCCCATTATTGAAGATGCCCGCTACCCCATGAAGTACCGCATGCTTGTGCCGATGGTGGAATGCATTTTCATGGATGTCGCCCAGCCAGACCAGGCGCGAATTCTTGCACTCAATGCACAGGCTTTTCTGCAGAACGGTGGTCACTATGTGATTTCTATCAAGGCCAACTGCATTGACTCTACTCTGGAGGCGCCTGTAGTGATTGCGTCTGAGCTGAACAAACTGAAGAAGGACAAGCTGAAGCCACTGGAGCAGGTGTCTCTTGAGCCGTTCGAGCGCGACCACGCTGTAGTTGTTGGCGTGTATCGTCCTGTCAAGAAGTCGAAGCAATGA